CAGCGGTAATGATCGCTTGTTCTTCGTTATCCGTAAGGACGACGATAAATTCTTCGCCTCCGTAACGAGCCAAGATATCATTTTTCTTTAAGGTTTTGGAAAGAAGGCTCGCAATTTCGATTAGAATTCGATCTCCCTCGATATGACCGAACCGATCATTGTAAGATTTAAAATGGTCCACGTCGATCATCAGAACGGAAAGAGTTTCCTTTTTATGTTTTAGGGAATGAATGAGTCTATCGAATTCTTCGTCAAAGGCTCTTCTGTTTTTGAGTTGAGTCAGTGGATCCGTAGAAGCCTGTTCGAATAATTTGCAGTTCGCGGTCTTGAGCTCTACGGCGAGTTGATTGATCTTTTGATTGGCTTCGATCGATTCAGAAATGTCTCTTGCGATGGCATAGATTAAACCTTCCTCTAAATCGGGAAACGCGGTCCAGGAAAAATGTTTGTAAGTTCCGTCGGCGCAAAGATATCGATTCTGAAAAGAAATGAGCGGTTTTCCTCGTTTCAGGTCCTCCACAACTCGGTTTGTGGATTCAAAATGTTCCGGATGTAAAAACGTATACACTCCGAATCCCATCAATTTTTCGGAAGACCACCCGAAAGCGCGCTGAAACGTAGGGTTGATCCTAAGGACGAAGCCATCCAGTCTTGCGATGCATAACAT
The window above is part of the Leptospira stimsonii genome. Proteins encoded here:
- a CDS encoding sensor domain-containing diguanylate cyclase: MLRKKYFIFRFLNRFFKKETKRFGEISEGNYSLDKFFDLSLDMLCIARLDGFVLRINPTFQRAFGWSSEKLMGFGVYTFLHPEHFESTNRVVEDLKRGKPLISFQNRYLCADGTYKHFSWTAFPDLEEGLIYAIARDISESIEANQKINQLAVELKTANCKLFEQASTDPLTQLKNRRAFDEEFDRLIHSLKHKKETLSVLMIDVDHFKSYNDRFGHIEGDRILIEIASLLSKTLKKNDILARYGGEEFIVVLTDNEEQAIITAETLRTTIQDHRWEKRSITISIGISTLGITSDKNKSTKDLINEADKALYESKTKGRNRFTHFRNLVRL